A stretch of the Oncorhynchus mykiss isolate Arlee chromosome 23, USDA_OmykA_1.1, whole genome shotgun sequence genome encodes the following:
- the mrpl57 gene encoding ribosomal protein 63, mitochondrial translates to MFLTMALLRKGISGKQWIGKYRRQRAITWQMKRNMLVHLEREAENEYWISRPYMTTEQERGHAAERRAQNWLKIKETKFQKFPEHKYVADHLSHLNTTKTWSS, encoded by the coding sequence ATGTTCCTCACCATGGCCCTGCTGAGGAAAGGCATCTCTGGCAAGCAGTGGATCGGGAAGTACCGCCGGCAGCGTGCCATCACCTGGCAGATGAAACGCAACATGCTGGTGCACCTGGAGCGCGAGGCGGAGAACGAGTACTGGATCTCCCGACCGTACATGAccacagagcaggagagaggacacGCCGCTGAGCGCCGAGCACAGAACTGGCTCAAAATTAAGGAGACCAAGTTTCAAAAGTTTCCAGAACATAAGTATGTTGCAGATCATCTAAGTCACCTCAACACGACCAAGACATGGTCAAGTTAA